In Phragmites australis chromosome 16, lpPhrAust1.1, whole genome shotgun sequence, one DNA window encodes the following:
- the LOC133895935 gene encoding uncharacterized protein LOC133895935 isoform X1, whose protein sequence is MKKAKVVLAQPATGAPWLPLSSAPGPIRGGGEEAAYRANLRYRGLLHDYQELLKETEARKRRLHLDRLKKQMLLAEVKFLRKRFKSLSENQWQTIVCRVRNPAMPLATRTTAWAEHPSVHAVGSSSKSQPVQPRQDGPPRASPVIDLNEACEQSYEMEVEDNHGYREPLSIGKAKIYPMEDDAGAGPSDVRMPAFWDVRNPVGRAGKRKIAWQDQLALRV, encoded by the exons ATGAAGAAGGCCAAGGTCGTCTTGGCCCAGCCGGCGACGGGAGCGCCGTGGCTACCGCTCTCTAGCGCGCCCGGGCCGATTCGCGGTGGTGGGGAAGAGGCGGCGTACAGGGCGAACCTCAGGTACCGGGGCCTCCTGCACGACTACCAGGAGCTCCTCAAG GAAACCGAAGCAAGGAAGAGGAGGCTGCACCTGGACAGGCTCAAGAAGCAAATGCTTTTGGCTGAAGTCAA GTTTTTGCGGAAAAGGTTCAAGTCCTTGTCTGAAAACCAATGGCAGACAATTGTTTGTAGAGTGAGGAATCCAGCAATGCCGCTCGCCACGCGGACCACCGCTTGGGCCGAGCACCCGTCGGTACACGCCGTCGGAAGCTCCAGCAAAAGCCAGCCGGTGCAACCAAGACAAGATGGTCCTCCGAGGGCGTCTCCCGTGATTGACCTCAACGAGGCTTGTGAGCAG AGTTATGAGATGGAAGTGGAAGACAACCATGGTTACCGGGAGCCTCTCAGCATCGGCAAGGCGAAGATCTACCCGATGGAAGACGATGCTGGTGCCGGCCCCAGCGATGTGAGAATGCCTGCATTCTGGGATGTTCGGAACCCGGTGGGGCGAGCTGGCAAGAGGAAGATCGCATGGCAGGATCAGTTAGCCCTGAGAGTATAG
- the LOC133895935 gene encoding uncharacterized protein LOC133895935 isoform X2: protein MKKAKVVLAQPATGAPWLPLSSAPGPIRGGGEEAAYRANLRYRGLLHDYQELLKETEARKRRLHLDRLKKQMLLAEVKFLRKRFKSLSENQWQTIVCRVRNPAMPLATRTTAWAEHPSVHAVGSSSKSQPVQPRQDGPPRASPVIDLNEACEQGVAHCRVMRWKWKTTMVTGSLSASARRRSTRWKTMLVPAPAM, encoded by the exons ATGAAGAAGGCCAAGGTCGTCTTGGCCCAGCCGGCGACGGGAGCGCCGTGGCTACCGCTCTCTAGCGCGCCCGGGCCGATTCGCGGTGGTGGGGAAGAGGCGGCGTACAGGGCGAACCTCAGGTACCGGGGCCTCCTGCACGACTACCAGGAGCTCCTCAAG GAAACCGAAGCAAGGAAGAGGAGGCTGCACCTGGACAGGCTCAAGAAGCAAATGCTTTTGGCTGAAGTCAA GTTTTTGCGGAAAAGGTTCAAGTCCTTGTCTGAAAACCAATGGCAGACAATTGTTTGTAGAGTGAGGAATCCAGCAATGCCGCTCGCCACGCGGACCACCGCTTGGGCCGAGCACCCGTCGGTACACGCCGTCGGAAGCTCCAGCAAAAGCCAGCCGGTGCAACCAAGACAAGATGGTCCTCCGAGGGCGTCTCCCGTGATTGACCTCAACGAGGCTTGTGAGCAG GGTGTGGCTCATTGTAGAGTTATGAGATGGAAGTGGAAGACAACCATGGTTACCGGGAGCCTCTCAGCATCGGCAAGGCGAAGATCTACCCGATGGAAGACGATGCTGGTGCCGGCCCCAGCGATGTGA